Proteins encoded in a region of the uncultured Sunxiuqinia sp. genome:
- a CDS encoding transcriptional repressor, with protein sequence MEPLEILQVHKLKRTACREGILSMMLESGHALSENDIKDKLSSNFDRTTFYRSFKTLLEKRIIHKIVVDNQVVKYALDNSITHKNNHAHFYCKQCDSVICLDDVSVEEPQVPQGFEASETEIIIKGVCSNCKSSK encoded by the coding sequence ATGGAACCATTGGAGATTTTACAAGTACATAAATTAAAGCGAACCGCTTGCCGGGAAGGCATATTATCAATGATGCTTGAATCGGGGCATGCGCTTTCAGAAAATGACATAAAGGATAAATTAAGCAGTAATTTTGACCGGACAACTTTTTACCGTTCATTCAAAACGCTTCTCGAAAAAAGGATTATTCATAAAATTGTGGTGGACAATCAGGTAGTGAAATATGCATTGGATAATTCCATTACTCATAAAAACAACCATGCACATTTTTATTGTAAACAATGTGATAGTGTAATTTGTCTTGATGATGTTTCAGTTGAGGAGCCTCAGGTTCCGCAGGGCTTTGAAGCCAGCGAAACCGAAATAATTATTAAAGGTGTGTGTAGTAACTGTAAAAGTTCGAAATAA
- a CDS encoding ABC transporter permease: MNIFKLSIAKLTAKPFNTFLSLLLFAIGVTIISLIFRFEKRFEQNFRQNIAGVDLVVGAKGSPLQLILSSVFQADVPTGNISLEEANKIKSNPMVKSAIPLALGDNYKGYRIVGTEKSYPDLYECKLKEGKWFSKPMDVVIGAEVADKTGLKIGDLFTGVHGFTESGHHHDEDKYTVIGIMAPNEKVTNRLILTPVESVWEVHAHHHHHEGAEKDEEHHHEEAEAKEHHHDEHVEEEEEHHHHAEEEHVHSALLDSALYKIEHQQDISKEELRAYNDYKGILQESDDDPSSEITALLVFARSPIAIASLPRIINENTNMQAASPALELNRLMGFLGYGIETFKILAWIIIVISGLNILIHLTNTLNQSIYEVALLRALGASRIKVMFLLLSQGTILSLGGWLAGIVISRIIWLVLPQISAISFSGIQAISGKELLLLVYCFVVGALASLFPAIKAYKTDIHFILSKI; this comes from the coding sequence ATGAATATATTCAAATTAAGTATCGCAAAATTAACCGCTAAACCTTTCAATACATTTTTAAGCTTGCTGTTATTTGCCATAGGAGTTACCATTATTTCGCTGATATTCCGGTTTGAGAAGCGTTTTGAACAGAACTTTCGACAAAATATTGCTGGGGTAGATTTGGTTGTTGGAGCCAAAGGAAGCCCGTTGCAATTAATACTTTCTTCTGTTTTTCAGGCCGACGTTCCTACCGGAAATATTAGTTTGGAAGAAGCCAACAAAATAAAATCAAACCCAATGGTAAAAAGTGCCATTCCGCTGGCTTTGGGAGATAACTACAAAGGTTACCGCATTGTAGGAACAGAAAAATCGTATCCCGATTTATATGAATGTAAACTGAAGGAAGGAAAGTGGTTTTCAAAACCGATGGATGTAGTAATTGGTGCTGAGGTTGCCGACAAAACAGGTTTGAAAATTGGCGATTTATTTACAGGCGTTCATGGCTTTACCGAATCAGGCCACCATCATGATGAAGATAAATATACTGTTATTGGGATAATGGCTCCAAATGAAAAAGTGACCAACCGGCTTATTCTTACTCCTGTTGAAAGCGTTTGGGAAGTACATGCGCACCACCACCACCATGAGGGAGCAGAAAAAGACGAAGAGCATCATCATGAAGAAGCAGAAGCAAAAGAACATCATCACGACGAGCATGTGGAAGAGGAGGAAGAACATCATCATCATGCTGAAGAAGAACATGTTCATAGTGCTTTGCTTGATTCTGCACTGTACAAAATTGAACATCAACAAGATATTTCAAAAGAAGAGCTTCGGGCATACAACGATTATAAAGGAATTCTCCAGGAATCAGACGATGACCCTTCAAGTGAGATTACAGCACTTTTGGTATTTGCACGCAGTCCGATAGCCATTGCATCTTTGCCACGTATTATCAACGAAAATACAAATATGCAGGCTGCTTCTCCGGCACTCGAATTAAACCGTTTGATGGGCTTCTTAGGCTACGGAATAGAAACATTTAAAATCCTGGCGTGGATAATAATTGTTATTTCCGGCTTAAATATTTTAATTCATTTAACCAACACGCTCAACCAAAGTATTTACGAAGTAGCATTGTTAAGAGCACTCGGCGCTTCCCGCATCAAAGTAATGTTTCTGCTGCTTTCTCAGGGAACGATTTTATCGTTGGGCGGCTGGCTGGCCGGAATCGTTATTTCAAGGATAATTTGGCTGGTATTGCCGCAAATATCAGCAATTAGCTTTTCGGGAATACAGGCAATAAGCGGAAAAGAATTATTGTTATTGGTATATTGTTTTGTCGTTGGGGCGCTGGCATCGCTGTTCCCGGCTATTAAAGCGTATAAAACAGATATTCATTTTATTTTAAGCAAGATTTAA
- a CDS encoding ATP-binding cassette domain-containing protein encodes MIKTKNIKFKYKRGSEMNFPDLEMASGEQMAMIGDSGSGKTTLLHLLAGILSPSSGEIVVDNTNICKLKQNKLDEFRGRNFGFIFQKHLFIEDISMNKNLLIAQTLAGGAKDPDYVSQLTEQLEIAKLLNKYPSELSQGELQRFSVARSLVNKPLALFADEPTSSLDDNNCTRFITLLQKVSSEHKLTLLIATHDSRIKKQFGNILYLKPSRK; translated from the coding sequence ATGATAAAAACCAAAAATATAAAGTTTAAATACAAGCGAGGTTCTGAGATGAATTTTCCTGATTTGGAAATGGCCTCGGGCGAACAAATGGCGATGATTGGCGACTCCGGTTCCGGAAAAACCACTTTGCTTCATTTGCTTGCAGGAATATTGTCTCCTTCTTCAGGAGAAATAGTAGTTGACAATACTAACATTTGCAAACTGAAGCAAAATAAGTTGGACGAATTTCGTGGAAGAAACTTTGGATTTATTTTCCAGAAGCACTTGTTTATTGAAGACATCAGTATGAATAAAAATTTGCTGATAGCCCAAACGCTGGCAGGCGGGGCAAAAGACCCGGATTATGTTTCTCAGTTAACAGAGCAGTTGGAAATAGCGAAATTGTTGAATAAATATCCTTCGGAACTAAGTCAGGGCGAACTTCAGCGTTTTTCGGTGGCCCGCTCGCTGGTAAATAAACCCCTGGCTTTATTTGCCGATGAGCCAACTTCAAGCCTCGACGATAACAATTGCACGCGGTTTATTACGCTTTTGCAGAAAGTTTCGTCGGAGCATAAGCTTACATTGTTAATTGCAACGCACGATTCCCGAATCAAAAAACAATTCGGGAATATTCTTTACTTAAAACCATCGCGAAAATGA
- a CDS encoding ZIP family metal transporter, with protein sequence MEIWISAIASTVLVSILSLSGIVIVALKGIKTEFIVFILISFAIGTLFGNSFFVLLPESFHVFHDGKMVGMLVMAGFLVMLGIEKVVHVNHNHKIKNDTKIMPLGYISLVTDGLHNFTDGILIAAGWMTSPEIGITTTLAVILHEIPQEISDFGVLIHAGFKRKKALWFNFLSAITAIAGAVVTLWAGSIISSLSVYVLPVAAGGFIYLAGSSLVPEINKEKSIRKNIIQFAFIFLGLVLMHSLSGSHSHTHTHETTHSVHTILNHTK encoded by the coding sequence GTGGAAATTTGGATATCAGCAATAGCCAGCACTGTGCTGGTAAGTATTTTGTCATTATCAGGAATTGTAATCGTAGCATTAAAAGGAATAAAAACTGAGTTTATTGTTTTCATCCTAATTAGTTTCGCAATTGGAACATTGTTTGGAAATTCGTTTTTCGTTTTATTACCCGAATCGTTTCATGTTTTTCATGATGGAAAAATGGTTGGAATGCTCGTAATGGCCGGATTTTTAGTGATGCTGGGAATTGAAAAAGTTGTTCATGTAAACCATAATCACAAAATTAAAAATGATACTAAAATCATGCCCCTTGGCTACATTAGTTTGGTTACCGACGGACTGCATAATTTTACTGACGGTATTTTAATCGCCGCCGGGTGGATGACTTCTCCCGAAATTGGTATAACCACAACACTTGCAGTAATTTTGCACGAAATTCCGCAGGAAATCAGTGATTTTGGGGTGTTAATTCACGCAGGTTTTAAACGAAAAAAAGCATTGTGGTTTAACTTTCTGTCGGCAATAACAGCAATTGCCGGCGCGGTTGTAACCTTATGGGCAGGTTCAATTATCAGTTCGCTCTCAGTGTATGTTTTGCCAGTAGCTGCCGGTGGCTTTATTTATCTAGCAGGTAGTAGCCTTGTCCCCGAAATTAATAAAGAGAAATCTATTCGTAAAAATATAATCCAGTTTGCATTTATTTTTTTGGGACTTGTGTTAATGCATTCATTAAGCGGCAGCCATTCGCACACGCATACGCACGAAACAACTCATTCTGTTCATACAATCTTAAATCATACAAAATGA
- a CDS encoding GTP-binding protein, translating to MNTNKLPVTVLSGFLGAGKTTLLNHILHNKNGLKAAVIVNDMSEVNIDAQLVENENVLSRTEEKLVEMSNGCICCTLREDLVKEVEKLTRQGRFDYLLIEGTGIAEPVPIAQTFTYPFEDLGIDLTKWAKIDTMVTVVDALNFEKDFGSLDTIGDREMNDDDPNDERTIVNLLTDQVEFANVIIINKVDLVSPGKLEELKSVLHKLNPGAKILTSSHGKVEIDEIVNTGKFDFYEASTSAGWIKELEEEHVPETEEYGIASFVYREKRPFHPARFWKYLNEGWDLSIIRSKGLFWMASRPEAAFSWSQAGGSIKADRAGVWWASLSTLERNQHPAFQQNEEYIMGKWDKRFGDRQTELVLIGQNMDEDAIRADLEECLCTEEEIRGMETKTHEFLDQWPV from the coding sequence ATGAATACAAATAAATTGCCTGTTACAGTTTTAAGCGGTTTTCTTGGAGCCGGAAAAACAACCTTGTTAAATCACATCCTGCACAACAAAAATGGCCTGAAAGCGGCTGTTATTGTGAACGATATGAGCGAAGTCAATATTGATGCGCAATTGGTTGAAAATGAAAATGTGCTTTCACGCACCGAAGAAAAATTGGTTGAAATGAGCAACGGCTGCATTTGCTGTACGCTGCGTGAAGACCTGGTTAAAGAGGTTGAAAAACTAACCCGCCAGGGACGATTTGATTATTTGTTAATTGAAGGAACCGGAATTGCCGAGCCGGTGCCAATCGCCCAAACATTTACTTATCCTTTTGAAGATTTGGGTATTGATTTAACAAAGTGGGCAAAAATTGATACTATGGTAACCGTAGTTGATGCGCTTAATTTTGAAAAGGATTTTGGTAGTTTGGATACCATCGGAGATCGCGAAATGAATGACGATGATCCGAACGACGAAAGAACCATTGTGAATCTTCTGACAGATCAGGTGGAATTTGCTAACGTCATTATTATAAATAAGGTAGATTTGGTTAGCCCGGGAAAATTGGAAGAACTAAAAAGTGTGCTTCATAAATTAAATCCCGGAGCAAAAATACTCACTTCTTCACATGGTAAAGTTGAAATTGATGAAATCGTAAATACCGGGAAATTCGATTTTTACGAGGCGTCCACATCGGCAGGCTGGATAAAAGAGTTGGAAGAGGAACACGTACCGGAAACTGAAGAGTACGGAATTGCATCTTTCGTTTACAGGGAAAAGCGTCCTTTTCATCCGGCACGTTTCTGGAAATACCTTAACGAAGGTTGGGATTTATCCATTATTCGGAGTAAAGGTTTGTTTTGGATGGCTTCGCGTCCGGAAGCGGCTTTTAGCTGGAGCCAGGCCGGTGGTTCAATAAAAGCCGACCGTGCAGGAGTTTGGTGGGCTTCATTAAGTACACTGGAACGCAACCAACATCCTGCTTTTCAGCAAAATGAAGAATACATTATGGGAAAATGGGACAAACGTTTTGGCGACCGTCAAACCGAATTGGTTCTAATTGGACAAAACATGGACGAGGACGCAATACGGGCAGACCTGGAAGAATGTTTGTGTACCGAAGAAGAAATTCGCGGAATGGAAACAAAAACACACGAGTTTTTAGACCAGTGGCCTGTTTAG
- a CDS encoding GTP-binding protein encodes MEDGRILVTIITGFLGAGKTTLLNNLIKQYPEKKFAIIENEFGEIGIDGGLIVGSDENIFELSNGCICCSLNEGFYETIEKLLDSQYEFNHLLIETTGIADPDSIIQAFLSSESIQLHFRIDSVICLADCANMEDLIDEEPEVRKQLALADVVLLNKADIVQPGYLKELEKLIGGINPMASIYPVKYAKVDTMNLLNLKAFSTKTIEESTISFQNVSVFDNSFVNQSSFLTKSVHHHKHNIKSFGFIIPGSFDMEKFNLWIQNFLFFNQNTVYRIKGIVSFKDIPEKKVFQAVRSNYMIEPGAEWGNETRFSKLVFIGKKLDYDKLEDNLYQLLETPVEETL; translated from the coding sequence ATGGAAGACGGAAGAATCCTGGTAACAATTATTACAGGTTTTTTGGGTGCCGGAAAAACAACACTTCTGAACAACTTAATAAAGCAATACCCGGAAAAGAAGTTTGCCATTATTGAGAATGAATTTGGCGAAATTGGTATTGATGGCGGCTTGATTGTAGGTTCAGACGAGAATATTTTTGAACTCTCAAATGGCTGCATTTGCTGTTCGCTGAACGAGGGATTTTATGAAACTATTGAGAAACTGCTAGACAGTCAATACGAATTTAATCACCTCCTGATTGAAACCACCGGAATAGCTGACCCCGATTCAATTATTCAAGCATTTCTTTCATCAGAAAGTATTCAGTTGCATTTTAGAATAGACAGCGTTATTTGCCTTGCCGATTGTGCAAATATGGAAGACTTAATAGATGAAGAACCTGAAGTTAGAAAGCAACTGGCTTTGGCCGATGTTGTGCTTTTAAATAAAGCAGATATCGTTCAACCTGGATATCTGAAAGAACTTGAAAAGCTAATTGGTGGCATAAACCCTATGGCCTCGATTTATCCGGTAAAATACGCCAAAGTTGATACAATGAATTTATTAAACTTAAAAGCTTTCTCCACAAAAACCATAGAGGAATCAACTATCTCATTTCAAAATGTATCGGTTTTTGACAATTCATTTGTTAATCAATCTTCATTTTTAACGAAGTCGGTACATCATCATAAACACAATATTAAATCATTTGGGTTCATTATTCCCGGAAGTTTTGATATGGAAAAGTTCAACCTTTGGATACAGAACTTTCTGTTCTTTAATCAAAATACTGTTTACAGAATAAAAGGGATTGTTAGTTTTAAAGATATACCAGAAAAGAAGGTTTTCCAGGCGGTTAGAAGTAATTATATGATTGAACCCGGTGCAGAATGGGGAAACGAAACCCGTTTCAGCAAGCTCGTTTTCATTGGAAAAAAATTAGACTACGACAAACTTGAGGATAATCTTTATCAACTTCTGGAAACTCCTGTAGAAGAAACCCTATAA
- a CDS encoding alkaline phosphatase, translating into MKRRNFLQAGTLAALTGAFASPAILTGCNEVDSKKRQNQAKNIIFMVSDGMSIGTPVMADLLLQRKTGTGSCWIDLYKTGKANRAFMDTASADSLVTDSAAGSSSWGGGKKVKNGRLNVNADGSFNKPILQKFKEAGKSVGCVTTVPITHATPAGFCVNKKTRSAQDEIASDYLNLKFDVMMGGGMEYFDGTKRADKKNIFPDFSSNGFQVVHTKSEMENTAVGKPVLGVFSKDGLPYSVDLKSDAELEAKIPSLAEMTKKAISLMQQNNEGFVLQVEGGKVDWAAHANDAAALIYDQIAFDEAVAAAIAFAESRDDTLVVITTDHGNSNPGLIKSSNVNKKFDLMQTAKNSNEWVLHGIRKSDKPSHVIERLNYAQGITISQDEAKSILKHYDSMENDGLYNDYKLPYLQLAEIQHNYTSIYWSGMNHSADYVELAMFGPGSEALPTFVKNSDLHNFMLEVAGLPESVWAV; encoded by the coding sequence ATGAAACGTCGAAATTTTTTGCAAGCAGGAACGCTGGCTGCTTTAACCGGAGCTTTTGCTTCACCAGCAATTCTAACAGGATGTAACGAAGTTGATAGTAAAAAACGACAAAATCAGGCCAAAAATATCATTTTCATGGTGAGTGATGGAATGAGCATCGGAACTCCGGTGATGGCTGATTTGCTTCTTCAAAGAAAGACAGGAACCGGAAGTTGCTGGATAGATTTATATAAAACAGGAAAAGCAAATCGGGCTTTTATGGATACTGCTTCTGCCGATTCACTTGTAACGGATTCTGCTGCTGGTAGTTCATCATGGGGAGGAGGAAAAAAAGTAAAAAACGGAAGGCTGAATGTAAATGCTGATGGTTCTTTTAATAAACCTATTCTGCAAAAATTTAAGGAAGCCGGTAAATCAGTAGGGTGTGTTACAACGGTGCCAATTACCCACGCAACACCTGCTGGTTTTTGTGTAAATAAAAAAACGCGTAGCGCGCAAGATGAAATTGCTTCAGATTATCTAAACCTCAAGTTTGACGTGATGATGGGAGGCGGAATGGAATATTTTGACGGAACAAAACGTGCCGATAAAAAGAATATTTTCCCGGATTTTTCATCCAATGGATTTCAGGTGGTTCATACAAAATCAGAAATGGAAAACACAGCGGTTGGCAAACCTGTTTTAGGCGTTTTTTCGAAAGATGGTTTACCTTATTCGGTTGACTTGAAATCAGACGCTGAATTAGAAGCCAAAATTCCGTCGCTGGCTGAAATGACAAAAAAGGCAATTTCTCTGATGCAACAAAATAACGAAGGTTTTGTATTGCAGGTTGAAGGAGGAAAAGTGGACTGGGCTGCCCACGCGAATGATGCAGCTGCATTAATTTATGACCAAATTGCTTTTGACGAAGCAGTGGCTGCTGCAATTGCTTTTGCTGAAAGCCGCGATGATACGTTAGTAGTGATTACTACCGACCATGGAAATTCAAATCCGGGATTGATAAAAAGTAGCAACGTAAATAAGAAATTTGATTTGATGCAAACTGCCAAGAACTCAAACGAATGGGTTTTGCACGGAATTCGCAAATCAGATAAGCCTTCGCATGTTATCGAGCGATTAAATTATGCACAGGGAATTACCATTTCTCAGGACGAAGCTAAAAGTATATTAAAACATTATGATTCGATGGAAAACGACGGTTTGTATAACGATTACAAATTGCCTTACCTACAACTCGCAGAAATACAGCATAATTACACATCAATTTATTGGTCGGGAATGAACCACTCGGCTGATTATGTTGAACTTGCCATGTTTGGTCCGGGAAGCGAAGCATTACCTACGTTTGTAAAAAACTCCGACCTTCATAATTTTATGTTAGAAGTAGCTGGATTACCAGAATCTGTTTGGGCTGTGTAA
- a CDS encoding DUF5714 domain-containing protein, giving the protein MKELPTDKKDNGLYCSYCMKKIVTTVNIIDGVVVCSNCEAKSIREIIYDYSFDSDSTAPIEMATHLMKFPGFKMHCPEHHFLVPAVLLSAYSNCVGNGKDKLEKWLIAANQRSGKVPGAFCGTVHFMPIIRNV; this is encoded by the coding sequence ATGAAAGAACTTCCGACTGATAAAAAAGACAATGGTCTGTATTGTTCCTATTGTATGAAAAAAATAGTAACCACTGTTAATATTATTGATGGAGTAGTTGTTTGTAGCAATTGCGAGGCAAAATCTATCAGAGAAATCATTTACGATTACTCCTTCGATTCAGACAGTACTGCTCCAATTGAAATGGCGACACACCTGATGAAATTCCCGGGGTTTAAGATGCACTGTCCTGAACATCATTTTCTGGTTCCTGCTGTATTACTTTCAGCATATAGCAATTGTGTTGGCAACGGAAAAGACAAGCTGGAGAAGTGGTTAATAGCCGCCAACCAGCGGTCGGGGAAAGTTCCGGGGGCTTTTTGTGGAACTGTACATTTCATGCCGATAATCAGGAATGTTTGA
- a CDS encoding PAS domain-containing protein, whose protein sequence is MEKVKNDIKPSKRLVPPLMCWEFYYPKYQETLKEAEHNAEFQSLNKYSKKYNWKANLKKILNAYPYEALVLTDATKTILWVNTGFSEMTGYAKSKAINRSPSFLQGELTSEIIKERIRKKIRMQKPFKEEIINYRKNGETYNCQVRIFPLVGDNSLHFLALEREVA, encoded by the coding sequence TTGGAAAAAGTAAAAAACGATATAAAACCATCAAAAAGACTTGTTCCTCCTCTTATGTGTTGGGAGTTTTATTATCCCAAATATCAAGAAACACTGAAAGAGGCAGAACATAATGCGGAATTTCAGAGCCTTAATAAATATTCAAAAAAATATAACTGGAAAGCCAATCTGAAAAAAATACTAAACGCCTACCCATACGAAGCATTGGTATTAACCGACGCTACCAAAACTATTTTATGGGTAAACACTGGCTTCTCGGAAATGACAGGATATGCAAAATCAAAGGCCATTAACCGGAGTCCTTCTTTTTTACAGGGAGAACTTACTTCTGAAATTATAAAAGAAAGAATAAGGAAGAAAATTCGTATGCAGAAACCTTTTAAGGAAGAAATAATCAATTACCGCAAAAACGGTGAAACATATAATTGCCAAGTTCGAATTTTTCCTCTTGTTGGTGACAACTCTTTGCACTTTTTAGCGCTTGAAAGGGAGGTAGCATAA
- the nrdD gene encoding anaerobic ribonucleoside-triphosphate reductase: protein MSSAEITIVKRDGKEVSFSIDKIKNAIRKAFLSVGSFASDEDLTNILHRVTVRQGMNVEDIQNQVERSLMAENYFAVAKAYMLYRKKHSEDRETRDRIKFLIDYCAAGNAASGSKFDANANVDKKNIATLIGELPKGNFIRLNRRLLTDRITEVYGKELSDKYLNFLNQHFIYKNDETSLAPYCASITMYPWLLEGTSKIGGNSTAPTNLKSFCGGFINMVFIVSSMLSGACATPEFLMYMNYFVGKEYGNDYYTRSEETADLSKRKRSIDKVITDCFEQIVYSLNQPTGARNFQAVFWNIAYYDKYYFESLFGEFVFPDGSKPHWESLNWLQKRFMNWFNQERTKTMLTFPVETMALLAEKGDVKDKEYGEFTSHMYAEGHSFFTYLSDNADSLSSCCRLRNEIQDNGFSYTLGAGGVSTGSKSVLTINLNRCIQQAKKERIPYINFLEEVVDLVHKVQLGYNENLKELQEKGMLPLFDAGYINMGRQYLTIGVNGLVEAAEFLGVEINDNPEYAAFTSEILGLIETYNKKYRTKETLFNCEMIPAENVGVKHAKWDREDGYFVPRDCYNSYFYVVEDESLNVIDRFKVHGKKYIEHLTGGSALHMNLEEHLSATQYRQLLRVAATEGCNYFTFNIPNTICNECGHIDKRYLKECPKCKSKNIDYLTRIIGYMKRVSSFSDARQKEAAKRYYAQKNKEEKVEEYA, encoded by the coding sequence ATGAGTAGTGCTGAAATAACCATTGTAAAAAGGGATGGAAAAGAAGTATCTTTTTCGATCGATAAAATCAAGAATGCCATTCGGAAGGCATTTCTTTCGGTAGGAAGTTTTGCCAGCGACGAAGACCTGACAAATATTTTACACCGTGTAACAGTTCGGCAGGGAATGAATGTGGAAGATATTCAGAACCAGGTGGAACGATCGCTGATGGCAGAGAACTATTTTGCAGTGGCAAAAGCATACATGCTTTATCGGAAAAAACATTCGGAAGACCGCGAAACACGCGACAGGATTAAATTTTTAATTGACTATTGTGCTGCCGGAAATGCAGCTTCGGGAAGTAAATTTGATGCCAATGCAAATGTTGACAAAAAGAACATTGCAACGCTGATTGGGGAACTCCCCAAAGGGAACTTCATACGATTGAACCGGCGTTTGCTCACCGACCGGATTACAGAAGTATACGGCAAAGAATTGTCTGACAAATATCTCAACTTCCTGAATCAACACTTTATTTATAAAAATGATGAAACCAGCCTCGCACCGTATTGTGCCAGTATCACCATGTACCCGTGGTTGTTGGAAGGAACATCTAAAATTGGCGGGAATTCAACGGCACCAACCAATTTGAAATCGTTTTGTGGTGGTTTTATCAACATGGTATTTATTGTGTCGAGCATGTTGAGCGGCGCCTGTGCCACTCCCGAGTTTCTGATGTATATGAACTATTTTGTTGGCAAAGAGTACGGGAACGATTATTACACGCGAAGCGAAGAAACAGCTGATTTATCGAAACGAAAACGCTCTATTGACAAAGTAATCACTGACTGCTTTGAGCAGATTGTATATTCGCTGAACCAGCCAACTGGTGCGCGTAATTTCCAGGCCGTTTTCTGGAATATTGCATACTACGACAAATATTACTTCGAAAGCCTGTTCGGCGAATTTGTTTTCCCCGATGGAAGCAAGCCTCACTGGGAATCGTTGAACTGGTTACAAAAGCGTTTTATGAATTGGTTCAACCAGGAACGAACAAAAACCATGCTTACTTTTCCGGTTGAAACCATGGCATTGCTCGCTGAGAAAGGCGATGTGAAAGACAAAGAATACGGCGAATTTACCTCGCACATGTACGCCGAAGGACACTCCTTTTTTACTTATTTGAGTGACAATGCCGACAGCTTGAGTTCGTGCTGCCGTTTGCGAAACGAAATTCAGGATAACGGTTTTAGCTACACGTTAGGTGCTGGGGGCGTTTCAACCGGCTCGAAAAGTGTACTAACCATCAACCTCAACCGCTGTATTCAGCAGGCTAAAAAAGAGCGTATTCCTTACATCAATTTCCTTGAGGAAGTGGTTGATCTCGTTCACAAAGTTCAGTTAGGTTACAACGAAAACCTAAAAGAGTTACAAGAGAAAGGAATGCTTCCGCTGTTCGATGCCGGCTATATCAACATGGGCCGCCAGTACCTTACCATTGGCGTAAACGGCCTGGTTGAAGCTGCTGAGTTTTTAGGAGTCGAAATAAACGACAATCCAGAATATGCCGCGTTTACAAGCGAGATACTTGGTTTAATTGAAACCTACAACAAAAAATACCGCACCAAAGAGACCTTGTTTAATTGTGAGATGATTCCGGCAGAAAACGTGGGTGTTAAACATGCCAAATGGGATAGAGAGGATGGTTATTTTGTGCCGCGCGATTGTTACAACAGTTATTTTTATGTGGTAGAAGATGAGTCGCTGAATGTGATTGACCGATTCAAGGTTCATGGAAAAAAATACATCGAACACCTTACCGGGGGCTCTGCCTTACATATGAATTTAGAAGAACACTTGAGTGCCACACAATATCGCCAGTTGTTGCGTGTAGCTGCAACCGAAGGGTGTAATTATTTCACCTTTAATATACCCAATACCATTTGCAATGAATGTGGACATATTGATAAGCGTTACCTAAAAGAATGTCCGAAATGCAAAAGCAAAAACATCGACTACTTAACACGTATCATCGGGTATATGAAACGAGTAAGTAGTTTCTCGGATGCACGCCAAAAAGAAGCCGCAAAACGTTACTACGCTCAAAAGAATAAAGAAGAAAAAGTGGAAGAATATGCTTAA